One genomic window of Branchiostoma lanceolatum isolate klBraLanc5 chromosome 5, klBraLanc5.hap2, whole genome shotgun sequence includes the following:
- the LOC136435779 gene encoding phospholipid scramblase 2-like → MAYQPDSATGQPGYPGYPPPAQGYPPPQPVYPPLPAGGYPAGPPPQQGYPAPSQPAYPPPQQGYPPSPQPPGPGYGAPPGPQPGYGPPPGQIQWMQPPTRGPPGCPPGLEYLCEIDQLLVKQQVELLEAFIGIEGDNKYKIKNAMGQQVYFAAEDNDCCTRQCCGNVRSFEMKIFDNTQQEIIHFSRPLRCMNCFWVCCLQELEVQSPPGTTVGWVRQIWHPFLPKFEIEDAAGDVVLVIEGPCLSCSFCGDVEFDVMVPDESQKVGKISKQWSGLLKEAFTDADNLGIQFPMDLDVKVKATLLGALFLIDFMFFEQVGGEEQQSSVLF, encoded by the exons ATGGCGTACCAGCCGGATTCCGCTACAGGGCAGCCCGGGTATCCAGGGTACCCCCCTCCAGCCCAGGGTTATCCACCCCCTCAGCCTGTATACCCCCCTCTTCCCGCGGGCGGTTATCCTGCAGGCCCCCCGCCGCAACAGGGGTACCCCGCCCCTTCCCAACCAGCGTACCCTCCCCCGCAGCAGGGGTACCCTCCCTCTCCCCAGCCTCCCGGCCCAGGCTATGGTGCGCCGCCGGGTCCCCAGCCGGGGTACGGTCCGCCCCCCGGGCAGATCCAGTGGATGCAGCCTCCGACAAGAGGCCCGCCTGGATGTCCACCCGGCCTCGAGTATCTATGTGAG ATCGATCAACTCCTGGTGAAACAACAAGTGGAACTTCTGGAGGCCTTTATCGGCATAGAAGGTGACAACAAGTACAAGATCAAGAACGCCATGGGCCAGCAGGTTTACTTCGCCGCGGAGGATAACGACTGCTGCACGCGCCAGTGTTGTGGAAACGTCCGCTCTTTCGAGATGAAGATTTTCGACAACACTCAGCAGGAAATCATCCATTTTAGCCGCCCTCTGCGCTGCATGAACTGTTTCTGGGTCTGTTGTCTGCAG GAGCTGGAAGTGCAGTCCCCGCCCGGCACCACGGTGGGGTGGGTGCGGCAGATCTGGCACCCGTTCCTGCCCAAGTTCGAGATCGAGGACGCCGCTGGTGACGTGGTGCTGGTCATAGAGGGGCCCTGTCTCAGCTGCTCCTTCTGTGGAGACGTGGAGTTCGACGTCATGGTTCCTGACGAATCACAAAAG GTGGGGAAGATCTCCAAACAGTGGAGCGGGCTGCTGAAGGAGGCCTTCACGGACGCAGACAACCTCGGCATCCAGTTCCCCATGGACTTGGACGTCAAGGTCAAGGCCACGCTGCTGGGCGCGCTCTTCCTCATTGACTTCATGTTCTTCGAGCAGGTCGGAGGCGAAGAGCAGCAATcgtctgttttgttttag